The genomic region gtttagagagagaaaattgtgGATTGAGAGGGAAGGAGGAAAAAGCTCTTTGACATAAACATCTAAATAAAAGTTGCTCGAATATCTTGTGTATAACAGTCAGAATATCTAAATCATCAACTAGTCATTGTAAAAGCCACAATAAAGTACAtaaatgaaaatttttaaatacaaCTTCCAAAACAGTGTCATAATATATAAATCTATTAGTACATACATCATTTATGCAGTTTTGGCATAAACCGCTGTACCCCTCTCACGATTGATGCAGTTTTGGCATTTGTGAAGAAACCGCTGGAGGGGTGCCGTGGTTTCTTCTTTTCTGTGTTCCAACGTAAACCGCTATACCTCTCTAGTGGTTTACGTGTAATCCCTAATCCGCCCAACCCCTCTCGCGGTTTCCATAGATATGTGAAAGTTGCATTTCCGTATGCAATGTTTAAAAGTTGTAATTCAGTAATATTGGTTTGCAAATAATTTATTTTGGTAACTTGCCCTTAAATTTATGCGTTTAGACGAGTTTTTTTAGTAATGggtttgaaaattaattattttttatgatgcaACAATACACGATTTGGTTGTCTGTGTAAAACTCTTTCACATGGACcatgcattaaaattaaactataaaaaatatattttcctgaAATTCAAATTATTAGTTGTTGAAAATTGTAGAGACAACTTACATCTATACTGGATAAGGGTAAAGGGAATATTTTTGCTTCAAACAATGCAAGTTGCAACTGAACttagaattttagaatttgaATATAGAGAAATCAGAATTTTGCTTAGTTTTGCAGCGAAAGATTCCCTCAGTAAATTACTTGATTGGTTCTCCTATACTTGAACCTTAGGATGCCAAATCTGAAAGAGAGGAGAAATTCAATACCTGTGATTGATAAACCTAGCAGCATTACCAAAGGAAGCAGCATCCAAGCTTAGAGCTTCTTCATCCTTCACAAATCTTGAACCCCAATCTGCATCCAGTAGAACCGGGTATGTATATTCCCCAGTTACAGCATGTTTCATGTTCCTCTCATGCAACTCTTTAATAGTTAATATCTCTCCAACAAATTCGCACACAAATGCACCTTTTGGCAGCTCTTCTAAAGTACGAAGACCCCATCCTTTTCCTTCCGGAGTGAAAAATACCTAAGTCACAAGTCATCATTATTGATAATATTTGGATATTCTATTATCTATTTCCGTCAACTCGACATTGAAGAAAATATATTTGAATACCggtgaaaattttaattaaacaCAAACCTGCAGATTGCAAGTTATTCCACGCTGAACAATCCGATTGCCACACTGTTTCCCACAGCCACATTTGCTCCAACATTCTTTAATAAATTTCCTCTTCAAGTGTCCTTTACATGGTTCTAAACAATCATCATTCTTAGATCTTTCAATTGGGCAGTCTTTGCAAAAGACGTAATATCGTTTAGGGTTACGGCTGATGGCAATGCACCCTTCCAAAAAGCCTTCCTTCAATAGGCCTCGTGCATTATATGCAAATTCCCCTCCATTTTTGTTTGCACAAGCACAGGGTGTAGGTGATGAGACACAATTTCCCACACAAGATGAGCAACAGTCCTCATCCCCAATACGAGATAGCAAAATGTTCACAGAAGCATTTTGGAACACAAGGTTTTGGGGTATGTAGTGAAAAGGAGGCAGGAAATCCTTAGTAACTTCATTGACCCATGAAATTTGAACACTTTCCTCTGCTTTTGTGAGGTCATTAACATCGTGAATCGACCGTATATCATCAGCTGTAAGTTCATGCTGTGGAACAACCACTAAACTGCGTGAATTTGAGGAAGTAGGATCCTCCAACTCCATTCCATCATCATTTTCTGACAAATGATGTATAGCATCCCTGGAAACCAGTACAGCATCAACCTGACCAGTGTGGTTGGCAAGAGAAAAGGGATTTCGGGGAGATGGCAAGGTGGCAGAAGACTCAACATGAATTGTTCCACTTGGTGGAAGAGAAAGCACATCCAAATCCTTATTTCTTGTGACACTCAGTGTGCCATGTGTCTCAGATTCCTTTAACATATCGTCCCTTGATCTTATGAGAGCTCCTTCCTGGGAACCATCTGAATAGATTTTGAATTCCAGGACACAGTCACATATATCTTTCAACAGTTTCGGAACAGAAAAATTCGGGTCAGTGATTTTATATGAATGCAGACATTTATCCTCCATCATTTTTAGAATTTGATCTTGACTAGGCATATGAAAATCTGGTCCCCCAACAGCTGAGCTGCAGCTCAGAGAAATTTTTACCTCTCCCTTAGTAGACGAGGCTATCTCTATACTAGATGTAGCTCTTTCATTTGAGTCTCCAGCTGTGCATTGTGATGATGCCATATTGACATGACCATTTTGCTTTCCAGCTGCATTTTTGTTCATTGATGAGCCCCCAACACTTGATAGCTcttcaaaaatagaataaataaaagaaccATCAAACAATTTCTTTACAAGAATGAATATGATCTGGCAACACAATAACTAAGAGGGGGAAAAAGTTAGAAGACACAACTACTAATCACATCAGATCAGAAGTTATGCAGCCAACTAAGATCAACTTAGGAATACAACACTTTCCAGAAAACATAGGTTTACATATTGCATGCTGGTATTGGGCTCACAGTGCCTGAATTCCATTGGTTTACATCTGACATTATCAAAGTATGCAAGCATCACAACTAAAATACTGCCATAGCAGGGTAAAGAAATATTTGGCTCAGCTAAAGTAAAATATGTTTACAACCAAACCAAGATTTGTGTAATGGATTCTTTCTTCCTTTCAGGTAGCAAGAGCATTGAAGTTTCTTGACGTATTTTCCTAAGTAAACATTCCAATCTAATCCTAAGTATTACCAAGAAAATATAAGGTACTTATTAATAAATTGATTAAGTTCAACAAAATTTAACTAAATGAAACGTTGCCACTAAGATGACACGTCAAGGCagctaaaacagaaagtaaattagtAAGCAGCATGGAAGAAAGTTGTCATCTAGGAAAGGTCGGTTGAATACCAGGAGGAATCACTGCAATGGGAACATTATAATCAGGCAATTCATCAATAGGCTCACCCGTGGGTAAGAACATTTCATGATTATGAGGCAGCAAACCTGGTTTGGCTGTTGGATCTTTAGAAGGGACTGATTGGGATGCTCTTTCGGATTCAGATATCAATCTCCTTCTTCTGGGATTAAGATCGGGTGACACGGGTTGTTTTCCCTTGCCAACAATAACATCTTGCGTTGGAGCTGGGTGCACTTCAGTTCTCAAATTTCCACCAGATGTGTCAGATTGTTTTGATGGGGAGGTGGCAAGTGTGGGGGAACAGCTAGCTGTAGGATGCAAAGACTGACTCTCTTGGCCTCTTAGACGCACTCTCTTCAAAGGGCGGGCTGACTCCAAATTCATCTCAGCTTCTTCTTCGttctccatctcttcttcctAGTTGTTTGAAAATACAAAACAACATTTCAGCCGCCACACATAAAATTAACAAAGTAATGCAGACTAACCCAGATAACATAGAATAATGAGAGTCATGTACGTtaactttcttctttttctttttctgttctgGAACCCTTTTCTGGTCTGGGACCTGTTCAATAATATTCAGCAATGGAAGGAAGTATAA from Arachis ipaensis cultivar K30076 chromosome B02, Araip1.1, whole genome shotgun sequence harbors:
- the LOC107625083 gene encoding histone-lysine N-methyltransferase SUVR4 isoform X1 encodes the protein MAPPNANVKAAYRAMAGLGISESQVKPVLKKLLKLYDKNWALIEEENYRALADAIFEPDDENQVPDQKRVPEQKKKKKKVNEEEMENEEEAEMNLESARPLKRVRLRGQESQSLHPTASCSPTLATSPSKQSDTSGGNLRTEVHPAPTQDVIVGKGKQPVSPDLNPRRRRLISESERASQSVPSKDPTAKPVIPPELSSVGGSSMNKNAAGKQNGHVNMASSQCTAGDSNERATSSIEIASSTKGEVKISLSCSSAVGGPDFHMPSQDQILKMMEDKCLHSYKITDPNFSVPKLLKDICDCVLEFKIYSDGSQEGALIRSRDDMLKESETHGTLSVTRNKDLDVLSLPPSGTIHVESSATLPSPRNPFSLANHTGQVDAVLVSRDAIHHLSENDDGMELEDPTSSNSRSLVVVPQHELTADDIRSIHDVNDLTKAEESVQISWVNEVTKDFLPPFHYIPQNLVFQNASVNILLSRIGDEDCCSSCVGNCVSSPTPCACANKNGGEFAYNARGLLKEGFLEGCIAISRNPKRYYVFCKDCPIERSKNDDCLEPCKGHLKRKFIKECWSKCGCGKQCGNRIVQRGITCNLQVFFTPEGKGWGLRTLEELPKGAFVCEFVGEILTIKELHERNMKHAVTGEYTYPVLLDADWGSRFVKDEEALSLDAASFGNAARFINHRCYDSNLVEIPVEIEVPGHYYYHFALFTCRKVAAKEELTWDYGIDFDDHDNPIKPFQCKCGSKFCRNMKRSNRSVRSSPSNARCSL
- the LOC107625083 gene encoding histone-lysine N-methyltransferase SUVR4 isoform X2; this translates as MAPPNANVKAAYRAMAGLGISESQVKPVLKKLLKLYDKNWALIEEENYRALADAIFEPDDENQVPDQKRVPEQKKKKKKVNEEEMENEEEAEMNLESARPLKRVRLRGQESQSLHPTASCSPTLATSPSKQSDTSGGNLRTEVHPAPTQDVIVGKGKQPVSPDLNPRRRRLISESERASQSVPSKDPTAKPELSSVGGSSMNKNAAGKQNGHVNMASSQCTAGDSNERATSSIEIASSTKGEVKISLSCSSAVGGPDFHMPSQDQILKMMEDKCLHSYKITDPNFSVPKLLKDICDCVLEFKIYSDGSQEGALIRSRDDMLKESETHGTLSVTRNKDLDVLSLPPSGTIHVESSATLPSPRNPFSLANHTGQVDAVLVSRDAIHHLSENDDGMELEDPTSSNSRSLVVVPQHELTADDIRSIHDVNDLTKAEESVQISWVNEVTKDFLPPFHYIPQNLVFQNASVNILLSRIGDEDCCSSCVGNCVSSPTPCACANKNGGEFAYNARGLLKEGFLEGCIAISRNPKRYYVFCKDCPIERSKNDDCLEPCKGHLKRKFIKECWSKCGCGKQCGNRIVQRGITCNLQVFFTPEGKGWGLRTLEELPKGAFVCEFVGEILTIKELHERNMKHAVTGEYTYPVLLDADWGSRFVKDEEALSLDAASFGNAARFINHRCYDSNLVEIPVEIEVPGHYYYHFALFTCRKVAAKEELTWDYGIDFDDHDNPIKPFQCKCGSKFCRNMKRSNRSVRSSPSNARCSL
- the LOC107625083 gene encoding histone-lysine N-methyltransferase SUVR4 isoform X3 — protein: MAPPNANVKAAYRAMAGLGISESQVKPVLKKLLKLYDKNWALIEEENYRALADAIFEPDDENQVPDQKRVPEQKKKKKKVNEEEMENEEEAEMNLESARPLKRVRLRGQESQSLHPTASCSPTLATSPSKQSDTSGGNLRTEVHPAPTQDVIVGKGKQPVSPDLNPRRRRLISESERASQSVPSKDPTAKPAGKQNGHVNMASSQCTAGDSNERATSSIEIASSTKGEVKISLSCSSAVGGPDFHMPSQDQILKMMEDKCLHSYKITDPNFSVPKLLKDICDCVLEFKIYSDGSQEGALIRSRDDMLKESETHGTLSVTRNKDLDVLSLPPSGTIHVESSATLPSPRNPFSLANHTGQVDAVLVSRDAIHHLSENDDGMELEDPTSSNSRSLVVVPQHELTADDIRSIHDVNDLTKAEESVQISWVNEVTKDFLPPFHYIPQNLVFQNASVNILLSRIGDEDCCSSCVGNCVSSPTPCACANKNGGEFAYNARGLLKEGFLEGCIAISRNPKRYYVFCKDCPIERSKNDDCLEPCKGHLKRKFIKECWSKCGCGKQCGNRIVQRGITCNLQVFFTPEGKGWGLRTLEELPKGAFVCEFVGEILTIKELHERNMKHAVTGEYTYPVLLDADWGSRFVKDEEALSLDAASFGNAARFINHRCYDSNLVEIPVEIEVPGHYYYHFALFTCRKVAAKEELTWDYGIDFDDHDNPIKPFQCKCGSKFCRNMKRSNRSVRSSPSNARCSL